A stretch of the Acidimicrobiales bacterium genome encodes the following:
- a CDS encoding pyridoxal-phosphate dependent enzyme: MAPYVRRTPVLDTDLGLLKAESLQVTGSFKPRGAFNKVLRLLEAARDGGPPVTGLAAVSSGNHAQAVALAGRTLGLPVAVVMPEDSRPNKVAATRDLGATVVTEGVTVESRQGRLAELLDETGYQLVHPFDDWDVIHGQGTAALEILEDHPGVATVVVPVGGGGLISGTALVLKAAARPAGRPLRVIGAEPEQAPDAAESLRTRTHVHRPAGPTLADGARVPSVGERPFEVIVERGLVDDIVTVPEDAIAAAAVAMADRARLVVEPTGALAVAAVLAGLVPGRPDGTTVAYLSGGNIDPRRLSDLAATVHSA; this comes from the coding sequence GTGGCGCCCTACGTGCGGCGGACGCCCGTGCTCGACACCGACCTCGGCCTCCTCAAGGCGGAGAGCCTGCAGGTCACCGGGTCGTTCAAGCCCAGGGGCGCGTTCAACAAGGTGCTGCGCCTGCTCGAGGCGGCCAGGGACGGGGGACCGCCCGTCACCGGCCTCGCCGCCGTCAGCTCGGGCAATCACGCCCAGGCCGTGGCCCTGGCCGGTCGCACCCTCGGCCTGCCGGTCGCGGTGGTCATGCCCGAGGACTCCCGGCCCAACAAGGTGGCCGCCACCCGGGACCTCGGCGCCACCGTCGTGACCGAGGGGGTCACGGTCGAGTCCCGCCAGGGCCGCCTGGCCGAGCTGCTGGACGAGACCGGCTACCAGCTGGTCCACCCCTTCGACGACTGGGACGTGATCCACGGGCAGGGCACGGCCGCCCTCGAGATCCTCGAGGACCACCCGGGCGTCGCGACCGTCGTCGTGCCCGTCGGGGGCGGGGGGCTGATCTCCGGAACGGCCCTGGTGCTGAAGGCGGCGGCCCGCCCGGCCGGCCGGCCCCTACGTGTGATCGGTGCCGAGCCCGAGCAGGCGCCCGACGCGGCCGAGAGCCTGCGCACCCGCACCCATGTGCACCGCCCCGCCGGGCCGACCTTGGCGGACGGCGCCCGGGTTCCGTCCGTAGGCGAGCGCCCCTTCGAGGTGATCGTCGAGCGGGGCCTGGTCGACGACATCGTCACCGTGCCCGAGGACGCCATCGCCGCCGCCGCGGTGGCCATGGCCGACCGGGCCCGTCTCGTCGTCGAGCCCACCGGGGCCCTGGCGGTGGCGGCCGTGCTGGCGGGGCTGGTCCCGGGGCGGCCGGACGGGACGACCGTTGCGTACCTCAGCGGCGGGAACATCGACCCCCGGCGCCTCTCGGACCTGGCGGCGACCGTACACTCGGCCTGA
- a CDS encoding acyl-CoA dehydrogenase family protein: MDDWDATSLRTAVGKWLEEAWDPDLALAEWRDRLADSGWGAPTWPRDLYGRDVPAALAGVVDEEFSRVGAVGAAVGSGMALAAPTLLAHGAPELQRRLLRRILTGEEKWCQLFSEPGNGSDLAGLTTRAERDGDEWVVNGQKVWTTGARSAARAMLLARTDWDVPKHKGITYFVLPMDQPGVEVRPIRQMNGYASFNEVFITDARLPASDVVGEIGEGWRVALTTLAHERGLGVRALVGGGAGGSGGPGGPPGRAASEAAAEAAEYAKTYVWYPQRAGRPDLVAANLREAGRGADPVLRQQAVDVEIRERVARWNVARARVARARGQQPGPEGSLAKLTGSDIARRAAAVHASAAGAGALVSGPDSPLEGLVAEIITSVPAGSIAGGTDEVQHNILGERALGLPREPAVDTQVPFREVRTNLRPDRGPGA; the protein is encoded by the coding sequence GTGGACGACTGGGACGCGACATCCCTCCGCACGGCGGTCGGCAAGTGGCTCGAGGAGGCCTGGGACCCGGACCTGGCCCTGGCCGAGTGGCGGGACCGCCTGGCCGACTCGGGGTGGGGAGCGCCGACGTGGCCCCGCGACCTCTACGGCCGGGACGTGCCGGCGGCCCTGGCCGGGGTGGTGGACGAGGAGTTCTCCCGGGTCGGGGCGGTCGGGGCGGCGGTCGGCTCGGGCATGGCCCTGGCGGCGCCGACCCTGCTGGCCCACGGCGCACCCGAGCTGCAGCGCCGGCTGCTGCGGCGGATCCTCACCGGTGAGGAGAAGTGGTGCCAGCTGTTCAGCGAGCCGGGCAACGGCTCGGACCTGGCCGGGCTCACCACCCGGGCCGAGCGGGACGGGGACGAGTGGGTGGTGAACGGCCAGAAGGTCTGGACCACGGGGGCCCGCTCCGCCGCCCGGGCCATGCTCCTGGCCCGCACCGACTGGGATGTCCCAAAGCACAAGGGCATCACCTACTTCGTCCTGCCGATGGACCAGCCCGGCGTCGAGGTCCGGCCCATCCGCCAGATGAACGGCTACGCCTCGTTCAACGAGGTGTTCATCACCGACGCCCGGCTGCCGGCCTCCGACGTCGTCGGCGAGATCGGGGAGGGCTGGCGGGTGGCCCTCACCACGCTCGCCCACGAGCGGGGCCTCGGTGTGCGGGCGCTGGTCGGGGGCGGGGCGGGCGGCTCAGGCGGGCCGGGCGGTCCGCCGGGTCGGGCCGCGTCCGAGGCCGCCGCCGAGGCGGCCGAGTACGCCAAGACCTACGTGTGGTACCCCCAGCGGGCGGGGCGCCCCGACCTGGTGGCCGCCAACCTGCGCGAGGCGGGCCGGGGCGCAGATCCCGTGCTCCGCCAGCAGGCCGTCGACGTGGAGATCCGCGAGCGGGTGGCCCGGTGGAACGTGGCCCGGGCCCGGGTGGCGCGCGCCCGGGGCCAGCAGCCCGGGCCCGAGGGGTCACTGGCCAAGTTGACGGGGAGCGACATCGCCCGGCGGGCGGCGGCGGTGCACGCGTCGGCGGCGGGGGCCGGGGCACTGGTGTCGGGTCCGGACTCGCCGCTCGAGGGCCTGGTCGCCGAGATCATCACGTCGGTGCCGGCGGGATCGATCGCTGGGGGCACCGACGAGGTGCAGCACAACATCCTCGGGGAGCGGGCGCTGGGCCTGCCCCGCGAACCGGCGGTCGACACCCAGGTCCCGTTCCGCGAGGTGCGCACCAACCTCCGGCCCGACCGGGGGCCGGGCGCCTAG
- a CDS encoding NAD-dependent epimerase/dehydratase family protein has protein sequence MRTVVTGGSGFIGSHVVERLVRAGHDVVVVDSRSHIPRPHAGADYVRVDILDLDGLSGAFAGADAVFHLAAMADVDIIAKDPVRATRVNVDGTGTVLEACRQVEVGRVVLASTVWVYGAAPGEGDIPEDAALAPDHVAHIYTAQKVAAEMLVHSYRAMYGLPFTILRYGIPYGPGMRDELVIARFIHQAMAGRPLTISGDGSQYRYYVYVEDLADAHVLALEPAAENQVLALEGREQVSIKRIAEAVAAQLGGTEVTYQPARVADFAARPVLARRAEELLGWTPSTAFEEGLRRCVEWYQEAGQGQRSAPPA, from the coding sequence GTGAGGACGGTCGTCACCGGTGGCTCCGGGTTCATCGGGAGCCACGTCGTCGAGCGGCTGGTGCGGGCCGGCCACGACGTGGTGGTGGTCGACTCCCGTTCCCACATCCCCCGGCCGCACGCCGGCGCCGACTACGTCCGGGTCGACATCCTCGACCTCGACGGGCTGAGCGGGGCCTTCGCCGGTGCCGACGCCGTGTTCCACCTGGCGGCCATGGCCGACGTGGACATCATCGCCAAGGACCCGGTGCGGGCCACCAGGGTGAACGTGGACGGCACGGGCACCGTGCTCGAGGCGTGCCGTCAGGTCGAGGTCGGCCGGGTGGTCCTGGCGAGCACGGTGTGGGTCTACGGGGCGGCTCCGGGGGAGGGGGACATCCCCGAGGACGCGGCCCTGGCCCCCGACCACGTGGCCCACATCTACACGGCGCAGAAGGTGGCCGCCGAGATGCTGGTGCACTCCTACCGGGCCATGTACGGGCTGCCCTTCACCATCCTGCGCTACGGGATCCCGTACGGGCCCGGGATGCGGGACGAGCTGGTGATCGCCCGGTTCATCCACCAGGCGATGGCCGGGCGGCCGTTGACGATCAGCGGGGACGGCTCGCAGTACCGGTACTACGTCTACGTGGAGGACCTGGCCGACGCCCACGTGCTGGCCCTCGAGCCCGCCGCCGAGAACCAGGTGCTGGCCCTGGAGGGGCGGGAGCAGGTCTCGATCAAGCGGATCGCCGAGGCGGTCGCCGCCCAGCTGGGCGGGACCGAGGTCACCTACCAGCCCGCCCGGGTGGCGGACTTCGCTGCCCGCCCGGTGCTGGCCCGCCGGGCCGAGGAGCTGCTGGGCTGGACCCCCTCCACCGCGTTCGAGGAGGGACTGCGCCGTTGCGTGGAGTGGTACCAGGAGGCGGGCCAGGGCCAGCGGTCGGCGCCGCCGGCGTGA
- a CDS encoding DegT/DnrJ/EryC1/StrS family aminotransferase, with protein sequence MRVPAARITFDAPDRRRVASLIEEALASGALTLGPLTRQLEEGFAEHHGAPHGVAVASGTAALEIILRYVGVQGADVVVPANTFYATAGAVLHAGARPVFADVEARTFALSRQTVADALTENTRAVVLVHIAGVITDEVDAIRELCDARGVALVEDAAHAHGSSLKGRHAGSFGMAGAFSFYPTKVMTTGEGGMILTSDTQLRDEARIYRDQGKAGFLGDDHIKMGYAWRMSELAAATGVVHLERLGQAIAVRGSVAERYDRALGSLPGLQLLAPCEGGVSNYYKYVVLLPDAADRDRIKKSLREEFEVFLSGEVYATPLHHQEVLRPFAGESLPVAEDVCSRHVCLPVMSDMTDAEVDHVIESFTRVYEAL encoded by the coding sequence TTGCGAGTACCGGCAGCCAGGATCACGTTCGACGCCCCCGACCGGCGCCGCGTGGCGAGCCTCATCGAGGAGGCGCTGGCCTCGGGCGCGCTGACCCTCGGGCCGTTGACCAGGCAGCTGGAGGAGGGCTTCGCCGAGCACCACGGGGCGCCCCACGGGGTGGCGGTGGCCAGCGGGACGGCGGCCCTGGAGATCATCCTGCGCTACGTGGGGGTGCAGGGGGCCGACGTGGTCGTCCCGGCCAACACGTTCTACGCCACCGCCGGGGCGGTCCTGCACGCCGGGGCCAGGCCGGTCTTCGCCGACGTGGAGGCCCGGACCTTCGCCCTGTCCCGGCAGACGGTTGCGGACGCTCTGACCGAGAACACCCGGGCGGTCGTCCTGGTGCACATCGCCGGGGTGATCACCGACGAGGTCGACGCCATCCGGGAGCTGTGTGACGCCAGGGGCGTGGCGCTGGTCGAGGACGCCGCCCACGCCCACGGCTCCTCCCTGAAGGGCCGCCACGCCGGCAGCTTCGGGATGGCCGGCGCCTTCTCGTTCTACCCGACCAAGGTGATGACGACTGGGGAGGGCGGGATGATCCTGACCTCCGACACCCAGCTGCGCGACGAGGCCCGGATCTACCGCGATCAGGGCAAGGCCGGCTTCCTCGGGGACGACCACATCAAGATGGGCTACGCCTGGCGGATGAGCGAGCTGGCGGCGGCCACGGGCGTCGTCCACCTCGAGCGCCTCGGCCAGGCCATCGCCGTGCGGGGGTCGGTGGCCGAGCGCTACGACCGGGCCCTCGGGTCGCTGCCGGGCCTCCAGCTGCTGGCGCCCTGCGAGGGTGGGGTCAGCAACTACTACAAGTACGTGGTGCTGCTGCCCGACGCCGCCGACCGGGACCGGATCAAGAAGTCGCTCCGCGAGGAGTTCGAGGTGTTCCTCTCCGGGGAGGTCTACGCCACGCCGCTGCACCACCAGGAGGTCCTGCGCCCCTTCGCCGGGGAGTCGCTGCCGGTGGCCGAGGACGTCTGCTCCCGCCACGTCTGCCTGCCGGTCATGTCCGACATGACCGACGCCGAGGTCGACCACGTGATCGAGTCGTTCACCCGGGTCTACGAGGCGCTGTGA
- a CDS encoding DUF2520 domain-containing protein, whose amino-acid sequence MLTRIIGPGRAGTSLHRALTAAGWDVDGPHGRGQDPSARAGAADGVDLLVIATRDAEVAAVAGSVRPRAGTTVAHLSGLLGLDALAPHRHRAAVHPLVSLPDADVGALRLGGGAWFGLRANAPRAEAAARAVVTALGGRSFSVPEEDRARYHAAAAIAANHLVAVLAQAERVGASAGVPPEALLTLARGALENVDRLGPHLALTGPVARGDWETVAAHLDALDEGDRPAYRALAAEAARLAGVEPPPGLLDPR is encoded by the coding sequence TTGCTCACGCGGATCATCGGGCCGGGCCGGGCGGGCACCTCACTGCACCGGGCTCTCACCGCGGCGGGATGGGACGTCGACGGGCCCCACGGCCGGGGCCAGGACCCCTCCGCCCGGGCCGGGGCCGCCGATGGGGTCGACCTGCTCGTGATCGCCACCCGCGACGCCGAGGTGGCGGCGGTGGCGGGCTCGGTCCGGCCCCGGGCCGGCACGACCGTGGCCCACCTCTCCGGGCTTCTCGGCCTCGACGCCCTGGCCCCCCACCGCCATCGGGCGGCCGTGCACCCCCTCGTCTCCCTCCCGGATGCCGACGTCGGCGCCCTCCGTCTCGGCGGAGGCGCCTGGTTCGGACTCCGCGCCAACGCCCCCCGGGCCGAGGCGGCGGCCCGGGCGGTCGTCACCGCCCTCGGCGGGCGCAGCTTCTCCGTGCCCGAGGAGGACCGGGCCCGCTACCACGCCGCCGCCGCCATCGCCGCCAACCACCTGGTGGCGGTGCTGGCCCAGGCCGAGCGGGTCGGGGCGTCGGCCGGGGTGCCGCCCGAGGCCCTGCTGACCCTGGCCCGGGGGGCGCTCGAGAACGTCGACCGGCTCGGGCCCCACCTGGCCCTCACCGGGCCCGTGGCCCGCGGGGACTGGGAGACGGTGGCGGCCCACCTGGACGCCCTGGACGAGGGGGACCGCCCCGCCTACCGGGCGCTGGCGGCCGAGGCGGCCCGGCTGGCGGGGGTGGAGCCGCCTCCGGGGCTGCTGGATCCTCGCTGA
- a CDS encoding potassium channel protein, which translates to MPPTGERRALGHVRVALVALAVVVLGGSLGYWALGASPLDAVYQTVTEITTVGFRETRPLSEGGKVFSIILILAGVGTALYALGVLIEVLIEGQLAAIFGRRRMERRIAGMSGHVIVCGWGRVGRVVADQLSARGMEFVVIDVDPERLADIPYAAVVGDATDDAVLRSAGITTARALVTVMSNDAANLYVTLSGRSLNPALFIVGRARVADSEEKIRRAGADRVVNPQAIGGSRIAALLFQPHVSEFLDVVTHEEGLEFRLEEVRLPAGSPLSGQTLGDSHIRGRTGALVLALRQPDGSFVTNPSPETVVTEDQVLIVIGTGAQLEGLAGLVGA; encoded by the coding sequence ATGCCGCCGACGGGAGAGCGCCGGGCCCTCGGCCACGTCCGGGTGGCGCTGGTGGCTCTGGCCGTGGTGGTCCTCGGGGGATCGCTCGGCTACTGGGCCCTCGGCGCCTCCCCGCTCGACGCCGTCTACCAGACCGTCACCGAGATCACGACCGTCGGGTTCCGCGAGACCCGGCCCCTCTCCGAGGGGGGCAAGGTGTTCTCCATCATCCTGATCCTGGCGGGGGTGGGGACGGCGCTGTACGCCCTCGGCGTGCTGATCGAGGTGCTGATCGAGGGCCAGCTGGCGGCCATCTTCGGGAGGAGGCGCATGGAGCGCAGGATCGCCGGCATGTCCGGCCACGTGATCGTGTGCGGGTGGGGAAGGGTCGGGCGGGTGGTGGCCGACCAGCTGTCGGCCCGGGGAATGGAGTTCGTCGTGATCGACGTCGACCCCGAGCGCCTGGCCGACATCCCCTACGCCGCCGTCGTCGGGGACGCCACCGACGACGCCGTGCTGCGGTCGGCGGGGATCACCACGGCCCGCGCCCTGGTCACGGTCATGAGCAACGACGCCGCCAACCTGTACGTGACGCTGTCGGGCCGCTCGTTGAACCCGGCCCTGTTCATCGTCGGCCGGGCCCGGGTGGCCGACTCCGAGGAGAAGATCCGCCGGGCCGGCGCCGACCGGGTGGTGAACCCCCAGGCCATCGGCGGCTCCCGGATCGCCGCCCTGCTCTTCCAGCCCCACGTGTCGGAGTTCCTCGACGTGGTGACCCACGAGGAGGGCCTCGAGTTCCGCCTCGAGGAGGTGCGGCTCCCGGCCGGCTCCCCGCTGTCCGGCCAGACCCTCGGGGACAGTCACATCCGCGGTCGCACCGGCGCCCTGGTGCTGGCGCTGCGCCAACCCGACGGCTCGTTCGTCACCAACCCGTCGCCCGAGACCGTCGTCACCGAGGACCAGGTCCTGATCGTCATCGGCACCGGCGCCCAGCTCGAGGGCCTGGCCGGCCTGGTGGGGGCCTGA